The genomic region TGGTCGGCCGACTCGTGACCCCGGCGGCGGGGCTGATTCCCGCGGGACACCAGGTGGTCGCCGACGGCGCCGTCCTGCTGGACCGCACGGACCGCGTGTTGACGGTCACGCTCAACCGCCCGACCAAGCTCAATGCCTTCAGCCCGGCGATGTTCACGTCCCTCGAGCTGCTGAGCGAGGCGCTCCATCAGGACCCGACCGTGCGGGTGGTGGTGTTCCGCGGTGCGGGAGGGCGTGCGCTGGCGGCCGGCGCCGACATCGGCGCCTTTTTCCACTTCACGGGTACCGACGACGCCGTCGCCTATGAGGCCGGCGTGGTCCGGGCGCTGGGCGGCATCGAGCGGGTCCCGCAGGTGACGCTGGCAGTGGTCGAGGGCTTGGCCGTCGGCGGCGGTCTGGCCTTGGCAACGGCCTGCGACCTGCGGGTGGTGACCCCGGATGCCCGGTTGGGCTACCCGATCGCCGCGACCCTGGGGAACACCCTGTCGGCGGCCGTCCTGCGCCGCTGCATCGCGGTGTTCGGCGACTCCCTGGTCCGTGAGATGTTGCTCACCGCAACGCTGTTGGACGCCGGGCGGGCGTACAGCAGCGGTGCGGTGATGGCGGTCCTGGAGCGCGAGGGCCTCGATGCCGCAGTGACCGCACTCGCCGAACGGGTCGCCGGCCTCGCGCCCACCACCCAGCTCGCGACGAAACGAATCCTCGGCCTGCTCGATGCCGGCGGTGTTGTCGATGACGAGCAGATCATCCGGAATGCGTACGGCAGCAACGACTTCGGCGGGGCCGTGCGATCTTTTTTGGGCAAGCAGCCTCCGACGTTCTCCCCCGAGCTCCCGCTCTGACGAAGCCCTCGGCTCCTGCGTCGCCTGACCACCGCACCCTCCGCCGATCGAGCGAGGGAGGGACGACTGAGTCGAGATCCGTTGGCGCATACCGCACTCTTCGGTGATCGAGCGAGGGAGGAACGACCGAGTCGAGATACCGTTGCCGCACCGTAGGTCCCGGCGCGCGGCAGTGGCTGCGGCAGCAGGGTCTACCGCCTCATCGCTCGGTACCGCACCCTTCGCTGATCAAGCACACGAAGAAGGAGCGCGTCGGGATCCCGTTGCCGTGCACGAGCTCCGGGCGCCTACACCGCTCAATCACCACACCCTCCGGCGATCGAGCAAGCGACGAAGGAGCGCGTCGAGATCCCGTCACGTCGGGACCGGGTGTGGGTCAGGAACTCACCAACCACTACCGGACCACCGCACCCTTCGCCGATCGAGCGAGGGAGGAACGACCGAGTCGAGATCCCGTCACGTCAAGACCCGGTGCGAATCACGACCTGGCCGCCCCTCCGGATCCATCGACATCGTGACCGGATCGTGACCGACGTCCCTGTCCCACAGACACTTCCAGAAGGCCGACTGTCGGACCCCCTGAGTAACGTCGTACCCATGAACAGCACCGGCGGGGCGATCGTCGCCGACACCCGCGCACACATCGCGACGCTGGCCGCCGAGCTGAAGACCCTGCACAGCAGCATCTTCCAGTGCCCATCCGCCGAGCTGGGTGTGTTCCTCGCTGAGCTCGCCGAAATCCGCGCGTTGGCCGGCGCCGCCAGCGTGATCGTCACCGCCGACGCCGAGACCCGCGGCGCGGTGGAGGCCTCCCAGTCGGCGTCGACCCGCGGCTGGGTGGCCGAACACGGCTGGCACTCCCGCCGCGAAGCCAGCACCATCGCCAAAGCCGCGCACATCCTCCGCCGACCCGACCTCGCCGAGATCGCCGACTCCATCCGCACCGCCGACCTCGACCTCACCACCGCAGTCGTCGTGCAGGGCGAGTACGACAAACTCGTCCCGGAGCTGCTGCCGGACGCGCCCCCGATCGTGTTGAAACACCTGGTCAACCACGGCGCTGAGTACGGCCCCCGCGGTGTCCGTGAGTTGCGGCAGTGGATCCTCGCGCACCACGGCAAGCCCGACGAGTTCGCGAACTTCCAGGAACGCTGCCGCCGCCACATCTCCCTCTCCTCGCCCACCGAGACGTCGACCGGATTGCACGAATACCGGCTCGTCGTCGACAACGAAGGCCTCAGCATCCTGGAAGCCGCCATCCAAACCCTCGCCGCGCCACGCCCAGATGCAGTCACCGGCGAACGGGACAGCCGGCCCACCGACCGGCGCCGCGGCCAAGCAGTCATCGAAGCACTGCGCCGGTCCGTCCTCGCCCAAGGCCAAGGCGTCACCGCAGCACCCACCGCGATCGTGCACGTCACCATGAATCTCGACGACCTGCAGCAACGCACCGGAGCCGGCACCTGCATCAGCACGATCGCCGACGGCACCCTGCTGGCACCCGACACCGTCCGCAAGATCGCCTGCGACGCCGGGATCATCCCCACCGTCCTCGGATCCGACGGCGCCGTCCTCGACTGCGGCACAGAGAAACGGCTGTTCACCCTCCCCCAGAAACGCTTGCTGTGGCAGCGGGACCGGCACTGCACCTTCCCCGGCTGCGACATCCCAGCCCACTGGACAGACGCCCACCACCTGGTGCACTGGATCGACGGCGGACCCACCGACCTCAACAACGCAGCCCTGCTCTGCCGGGCCCACCACACCTTCGTCCACCGCGACGAACTTCACGGAAAAGTCGCTGCAGGACAGGTGGTGTGGGACCAACGACCTGGTTCGTACCGACCGACACCACGCCCCCGCCGAGTCCAGACACCCATCCCACCCGGCCCTCTCTTACTCCGACAGCGATCCGCACCCACACCACCCCTGCGCACCTGAGTGACAACCACCCGCCGATCCGGCGCGGTCTCGTCGCGCCTCACCCCTCGGCCTGCTCGACCAACGCGGACTATGAGCACATGCGCGTGCGCTCCGCTGTGGTCTACGCGGGGCTGCGGTGCGAAAAGACGGACTCCGAGGACGACGCCGCGGCACTTCGTACGGCGATCTACGAGTTCCGCTCCTTCGAGCTCGGCCGAACCAATGTCTGACCGCCTGTTCCGCTGCTGCCGGTGCTGCCCTGGCGATGACCCGGAGTTCCACGCGGAGAACGGGATCGACACCCACGGTGTCCGGTGCAACAGGTGCCAGCCCGATCCGTCGGTGGATCTGCTGGCGGAGATCGCCGAGAAGGACGCCGCGATCGCGCGGCTGCGCGCCGAGCTGGCCGACACCGGCAAGGTCATCGGCTACATGCTGTACGCCGACCTGCGGTTCGGAAAGGCAACCTTCGTTCGGCAGTCCCTCACCAAGCAGTTCTGCTCGCTGGTTGGCGACGTTGCTCGTGACTCGTCCACGACACCGGAGGACGTGGAGATCAAGCTGTTCAAGCTCGGACAAAGGATCAGCTCGTACACCGTCTGGTTGGAGCAGGAGCTCCGAGTCACACGGGAGCTTGCGGGCCGGACGGCACCGCGTGAGGACGTACCCAGGGCCATCGACCGGTCGAAAGGGCGTCTCTAGACGCAGGAGCCGGCCTGCTCTCAGATCCGGATGTGTACAA from Nakamurella sp. A5-74 harbors:
- a CDS encoding enoyl-CoA hydratase-related protein gives rise to the protein MVGRLVTPAAGLIPAGHQVVADGAVLLDRTDRVLTVTLNRPTKLNAFSPAMFTSLELLSEALHQDPTVRVVVFRGAGGRALAAGADIGAFFHFTGTDDAVAYEAGVVRALGGIERVPQVTLAVVEGLAVGGGLALATACDLRVVTPDARLGYPIAATLGNTLSAAVLRRCIAVFGDSLVREMLLTATLLDAGRAYSSGAVMAVLEREGLDAAVTALAERVAGLAPTTQLATKRILGLLDAGGVVDDEQIIRNAYGSNDFGGAVRSFLGKQPPTFSPELPL
- a CDS encoding DUF222 domain-containing protein, with protein sequence MNSTGGAIVADTRAHIATLAAELKTLHSSIFQCPSAELGVFLAELAEIRALAGAASVIVTADAETRGAVEASQSASTRGWVAEHGWHSRREASTIAKAAHILRRPDLAEIADSIRTADLDLTTAVVVQGEYDKLVPELLPDAPPIVLKHLVNHGAEYGPRGVRELRQWILAHHGKPDEFANFQERCRRHISLSSPTETSTGLHEYRLVVDNEGLSILEAAIQTLAAPRPDAVTGERDSRPTDRRRGQAVIEALRRSVLAQGQGVTAAPTAIVHVTMNLDDLQQRTGAGTCISTIADGTLLAPDTVRKIACDAGIIPTVLGSDGAVLDCGTEKRLFTLPQKRLLWQRDRHCTFPGCDIPAHWTDAHHLVHWIDGGPTDLNNAALLCRAHHTFVHRDELHGKVAAGQVVWDQRPGSYRPTPRPRRVQTPIPPGPLLLRQRSAPTPPLRT